A region of the Notolabrus celidotus isolate fNotCel1 chromosome 18, fNotCel1.pri, whole genome shotgun sequence genome:
cactggctcatatgataaaagaaAATCTGGTAAATAAGAGGGAGCAAGActattaagagatttaaaaaccaatacaaTCCCCTTATTGTGGTCTAGACTGAAGAAAATCTATTAAATCGCCCTTTCTATCATTTTCACAAATAAAACATGGTTCACAAATCTGAGACTGTGGCCTCAAGAATAGTCCAGTCCAGCTATGACAAGCCCAGGTATTGTAGTTCTGGATCAGGATCTGGTCTGATCATGGTTTAGATTGATAAAAGCAGTGAAGTTGAAAGGTTTCTCTAATGTGAAAGTCTGTAGACTTTTAGTTAGTCCAGATCTGACGTGTCTCAGTGTTGTGGTTTTGTAAATGTTTCAATAaacttcctctttaaagccaAAACTGTGAATAAGATCCTGACTTCGGCATTGTAGAGAACACTTACTATGAGAAGGTCTTCTCTTTTCCAAAGCATGGCATAGTTCTGATTCAACCTTTGTGGTATCCATGCTTCCACCATAGAAATATGGGATTTTACTCCACAGTTCGATGTCATGACATTTTGGATAATCATATGAAACTATGATGTTCCTGCCTTTGTCCCAGCATCTCTTCAGGGTTGGGATTTCCTGTTGAGATACATTAAAACAGTTTGTATGAAATGgttcaagttgtttttattaacagtAATTTTGATATTTGGTCTGAAGAAAGAGGCTCAGGATACCGTTCTGAGGAAGAGTTTGGTTCTGAACAAGGTCTTGATGAAGTTGATGAGATGGATGTGGAGACGCTCATCAGTCTCTTTGAAGTGGGATAGAGCCAGGATGAGGATCTCTTTGGGGTGCCTCTCTGCCCAGTCCTTTATCCCCTTGAGAACAGTCTGAGCACAACAGCAGAATAGTAGAGCACAGATCACGTCAAATACATTATTATCCTCCAGTCCTCCCTTGGTCCCCTGTCACACAATGTGAAAAGCTGTGTCAGAAACCTGGGAGTGACCTTTGACAGCAACCTatcatttgaaaaacatttcaataaGATCATCCAGTCCTGCTTTTATCACCTAAGGAATATTGGCCGGATAAGATAAATGCTGACTTTTAATGACACACAAACcataattcatgtttttatttctgctagATTGGATTATTGTAATGGGCTTTTAACAGGTTCAACTCAAAAATCTATCAATAGATTACAGCTGGTACAATATTCAGCAGCAAGACTTTAAActaaaaccaagaagagagcacattactcctgttttaatgaccgtacactggctgcccattgcttttagaatagattttaagattttacttattacttttaaagcatTTCACGGCCTGGCCCCTGAATATATCTGAACTCCACAAATCCATCGCGctgcgatagccaatcagcgtgcagatcacccAGTGACGTGAGGTGTCACATATGGACCAGCGGACATTCcctcattattgttattattattattattattagtagtagtagtagtagtagtagtagtagtagtagtatcagtatcattattattgttattattggcagtattattattattatcattataagtattgttagtattattattattattattattattattattattattattataagtagtagtagtagtagtagtattgttagtattattattattattattattattattattattattattgttagtattattattaatattagtattgttagtagtattattattagtattgttagtattattattattgttattattattattattattattattgttgttattattattattgtagtattattatcgttattattattattattattgttattattattatgattattgttattattattattattattattattattgtagtattattatcgttattattgttattattattgttattattattattattgtagtaTTATTttcgttattattattaatattattattattatcattgttattattattattattgttagtattattatcgttattattattattattattattattattattattattattactattatttttattattattattattgttagtattattattattgttagtattattattattgttagtattattatcgttattattattattattattattattattataattattattaatgttagtattattattattattattattattattattattattaaggttgaaataaaaataaatacttcaaatgttttttttcggGCATGACTCATTAACGATCACCTAAAACTGAACCCTTGGCTCATCTAGATCTTAATGGGGCAAGAGGACTCCTTTACAGACAATTAAATTAGgatttttcatatttcattcacCAATGTAGGATTATGAATATTCTATGTCAGTTATTTATTGactatttaaaatgattatttatGTAGTTATTGTCTACCTGTTGataaaagagtataaagcactTGAAGCCTGTGGGATATAAATTCCTGACAGGAGGTGGGTCAAAAACATGAACTAGGAGTGGAGGGGGTTGGATTCATCTGACGGCTGTGCTGGAGGATCAGACCAAGATCCCAGAGCTGGAAAAATAAGAGTATCAGAAACATCCCCCCATGTATCCCGTGGGCTATGCCCAATGATGACAAGCTGGACAGGCAGCAGGGAGGTTTGACAtcactcagagaggagaggggagccCAACATGCAGACTCTTCTCCCCCGAAGAACAAAGGGAAACCTGTCAAAGAGATAAAACCTCCTGCAGGCCTGAAGGAAGTCAGACCACAGGACTCTGCTCCATATCTGTGTTTTCAGATAAACAGACTTCCATACAATAACTGAGTCTGTTGATACATTGCCTATAGTGAAAATATAAGCTCACTTCCAGTTGGACAATCACATGAGTTTGCATCTGTTGTGTTGTTGGAAGTAAAGTAAAGAGACCATGAGGATGTTCTAGCTTTACCTCCACATCAGTCCGCGTGTACAGGCCGTGATAAAAGAAGAGCCTGGTGGGATTGGTGTCATTGGGCTTGCGGGCGATCCTCATGTCAAAGTAGCGAACGCCAGCATCCAGTTGCTTTGTGATGTTCTCCTCCTGGATTACAAACAGCAAGGTCAAACAAACatccttatttttttaaaggccctggtaacccaaatcatcaaaaacattctacctatgatatttcagaccatatgtaaatactaaaaactatgtaaaaatattattcatcatttttaatttgatgctcagaccatgatcacatggtatggagccacaTAACATAGattacaaataagaaaacaatataatgatggcacacagcatgtttgaagtacaacagatcttacttaaacaatggaaggacattcttcagaaaagctcctaatttacagataagttttggcttatctgattgcaaaagcaaaattaatttaaacacagagacgTTGGAAATAATACCTGGGTATGaacctctctctattattcagaatgcttgtgttcctgcattcaaacaaaatatggtcCTCATCCCCTGCACTATCATCATTACAGAGATGACAAATCCTCAGTTTTCTATCCAGGCTTTTATACCTTCCAGTAACCTTAGGGATCCTGGTGTTATTCATTCTAAAATTGCAGATAGCCTGTCTATACTTCTgcttttataataaaaaatatttttctagttGTATATCTTGTTTAAATTGTACATATAAatcacatgatgtcattttatcCAGTTCACCTTGCCACTTTTGCAGAAACTGATCTTTAAGCCTCTGTTCAACAGTTCATCTAAGCCAGTTAATGTTGTTACACTGCTGTGTGATCCAGAGGTAAGACAGGCCACAGTCATCCAGTATCTGTTTAACCTTTAAAACCCATGGTGATGCATAGGCACCTGTGTTGTGCAGGTTAAGCAGATAATTATACATAATACGGTTTAACTTTCTGTCTTTACCTGTGATCAACCTCCCCCAGTAGCCAATCATTCTTTAGTTAACTGAAACACAGAGTGGGTATCTTCCCAGCTCCCCATACACCATGTTATTGCTGGTtgtcattttaacttttaaggCATACTTCAAAAATGTAAGGTGTAACTTTTCCAGTAGATCTATATTTTCAAACCCCAAAACTTCACATGCATGCAACATAACCGGCATAACAAGCTTGTCAAATAAATCTAATGTGGCGTCTACAGGCAGGTCAAAACTTTCTGCATTTGCTAAACATGGCAAACATTGCTCGGGAAGCTTGCTTATGCAGCTCCTTAACAGCACTTTTAAACGCACCATTGTAATTCATGATGAGACCAAGGTATTTAAAGTCATGTACAATCTCTAACATTTCTCCATCGCATTCAAACTTAAATTTGCTAACATCCACTTTCCGATAACCAAAAACTGTAACCTTAGTTTTATCACTATTAATTTTTAACTTCCATTTCTCACAAAATTCACACATATGATCTATTGCTTTCTGTAATCCTTTTTTGTTGTGGACATGACaattgtgtcatctgcatacatCAACATCATAAGCTGCATATAATTATAAATTACTGTGTCGCCTTAGCTGATAGGCTGACAGCCGCTCTGTAGTAAGTAGTCTTCAAGGTCATTAATGAACTCAACTTCgatccatttttcaaatatgttcaattacatTTTGTAACACGTTTCCGCTGTGCAcactgaagtgtagtatgtgcacgctcctctgtgtgcacatactgcacttcagcctcctctgctccaggCGTCCCATGgccctgatgccccggagactacagagtggtaaaactaataaatgatagaagtcctgattctgaagtattttgtgactcagcactcagagaccatatatgtagtgtatataatatgtaatcaatatatatgtaatgtatgtgtatgaatcttatgtgctttggcaacaacatgtctttgttcatgccaataaagcaaattgaattgaattgaattgaaattaaaagtaaataattttcagattctggagttttgatgtctttagattcagagtcagacggctcaaacatgcaggctgtgaactctcttgacctgtcaatcaaagagttaggccacgcccacacagccctgagaaatgctctgacctgtaaaataagatggttttgaacagagttttttcagagttgtggatgtttaatttcactcagatttttgttgaagcttgatcacacatttatgatattttataatcattttaaatattccatttacataTGTTGATGCCATGCACACTTTACCTGGGTGGCCGCCCATCTGCGCACGATTTTCCGGGCACAATAAATCTTGCTAAGTATTTTCAGTCTTTCAGGCTCTATTATAGAGGAGTTGATGTCCAGATCGTAGCTCATTGAGTCGTGGCTACCTATAGgaattaacaaacacacacacacacacagatgcacacatacacacaatataTTACTTActtgaactcttcctgtcccattaaagttactaaccatagacctttctggagtccctgagctcccttgtctcgtaggttcctctggacctctgctgctgtggacgtgccagactccagctgctacaactactactatccgtctcatcactatcatctctctctctctctcttcatctccctctatccctctctccaacacggtctcagcagatgtgtgtctaacatgagtctggtcctgctggaggtttctgcctgttaaaggaagtttgtccttgccactgtaacttgctaaatgctgcaaagtgctctgctcatggtggattaagatgagatcagactgagtcctgtctgtaagatgggactggatctgatcctgtcttgatgttgggtctttgttaataatagaacatagagtcgggtctagacctgctctgtttggaaagagtctgaggagaacatttgttgggatttggtgctttataaataaagattgatggattgatggatggatggatggatggatggatggatggatggatggatggatggatggatggatggatggatggatggatggatggatggattgattggttgattgattgatgaatgattgattgatgaatgaTTGATGattaattgatggatggatggatggatggatggatggatggatggatggatggatggatggatggatggatggatggatggatggatggatggatggatggatggatggatggatggatggatggattgattgattgattggttggttgattgattgatgattgattgattgatgaatgattgatgattaattgattgatgattgattgattgatgattgattgattgatgattgattgattgattgatgattgactgattgatgattgattgattgattgattgattgattaattgatgattgattgattgatgattgattgattaattgatgattgattgattgatgattgattgatgattgatgattgattgattaattgatgattgattgattcatgattgatggatggatggatggatggatggatggatggatggatggatggatggatggatggatggatggatggatggatggatggatggatggatggatggatggatggatggatggatggatggatggatggattgattgattggttggttgattgattgattgattgattgattgattgattgattgattgatattattaAACTTGCAATATTACTGTTCCTTTCTGGACAGCAGTGATATGAACTTCATATCATTACTgtccagaaataaaacatatatgtaACATGTTGGATTAATGTTCGGCATGCTGATTACTGTTGTCAGGAATTTTTATAAAGATAAACCTGAGATAAAGAATCCAAACCAGGCAGTCCTACAACTTTTCCTGTAGTGGCAATAAGATGCTAAAAATGTGGGGGTTGGGGGCAGGTGCCAATTGCCCCCCATGGTGGCCTCATGTCCAAAAGAAACAGCGCtgaagtgccctcttggatttcAATGcagtagataaaacattaaaaattgcTTTCTCAGGTGCTCTTTCAGGGGAAAATAGATGAAAAGgtaccctctggatgcccatgTAGTTAATTATGGTATGTTACCCCCAGACTCCCCTTTTGTTGCCGCTGCATCAATCCATTGAAATTAACACTAAACTGTGAGTACAATATAGAAAGaaatagttttgtgtttttccattTTGCATAATTCAATTTCCCTGACAATtggtcacataaatattcaccagaatgcaaGAATTAAGTGTTAGAAGCtccaactttttttgttttttacgcccctgcccctcaaacagcctgagccatatggggcgccgtttgtaaagttgtgcacaccgaaaataacagcaacatttctccacatttagctccaaaacgtcataaaaatgtagagtgaatttttaaaagtcacttttttatcacatttagaggaatatttgtgatcttcttcacatttaattttgttgtgaaaaatatattaagttgaaataattgttaaatccaaatgctaaatataaatctaaatgttaaatgtaaatataaatattaaatctaaatctaaatgttaaatataaatctaaatgttaaatctaaatctaaatgctaaatctaaatctaaatgttaaatataaatctaaatgttaaatataaatctaaatgctaaatctaaatctaaatgttaaatctaaatctaaatgctaaatctaaatctaaatgttaaatgttaaatctaaatgttgctctgcgatcctaaatatttagctgatatgcaaattcacactgcagcccagcggaaataccaaaataaaagcttcagaaagagctacagacttagcaatagcaacttagcttgttcgtaccatagactgggtcagttctgtctctgagcgttgtgaaatgtctttatagcctccaaaactgcctatgCAGCATTTTTATGGTGGGCAGTCCGCCTagtaacccgtaggagtcataCTGATAGACTATAGTTGGGATAtatgtatcgctttatgaagctttttttttggtACTTCCGCCGGGCGGCAGTGTTAATTTGTATTGGGCGctgttagtaccaaaataaaagcttcataaagtgatacagatttCCTAACTatagtctgtcagtatgacTCCTACAGCTTAAAGCTGGACTGCCCGCTGTAGAAATGCTGGATAGTGCGTTTTGGAGGCTATAAAGacatttcacaacgctcagaaaCATGActaacccagtctatggtacgaacaagctaagttgctattgctaagtctgtatctctttctgaagcttttattttggtatttccgctaggcggcagtgtgaatttgcatatcagctaaatatttaggattgcagagcaacatttagatttaacatttaacatttagatttagatttagcatttagatttagatttaacatttagatttagattgagcatttagatttaacatttagatttagatttatatttaacatttagatttagatttaacatttagatttagatttaacatttagatttatatttaacatttagatttagatttaatatttagatttacatttaacatttatatttatatttagcatttggatttaacatttatttcaacttaatatatttttcacaacaaaatgaaatgtgaagaagatcacaaatattcctctaaatgtgataaaaaagtgacttttaaaaattcactctacatttttatgacgttttggagctaaatgtggagaaatgttgctgttattttcggtgtgcacaactttacaaacggcgccccatagagCCACCACTACTTACAGTTATATTCCAGGATCTCATTTTGGCTGTTCACAGCCTTGTTTAGTAAACTTTGCAATATATGCTAAGACAGGAAGCAGAAATCAGAGCTCTTCCAGCCCACTATATCCATCTGATTACTGCAAGAGTGACAAATGTTGTATCTTTGTCATGCTGTGGCCAAGCAACATGGAGATATCAGCCACAACCACAGGTGTTTCATACACTTCCGTACTCTGTTAGAGAGAGATAAGCTTGAAAATCAACAACGTTTCCTTTTGACATGTTAGAACCATGCTGTGATCATGCTGCGATTAAGGCTATGGTTCAATCAATCATCGATAATTCAGATATTTCCTtgtgacactttttaaaaatgaaagctgTGATGAGATAAACTTGGCACAGTATAATTTGAAGTGAGCAGCAGTGACAGAAGTTGCATGATTTCAGCCTCGTACCTGGTATGGCCAGCTTGAAGAGGTAAATGTTGTGAAGCTCAGGAGGTAGTTGAGACATCCAGTCACTGTAGCTTGtgatttctcttctctctcctcctttattgAACACTGCCATTTCCAATTCTACATAAATCAAGGTCAGTCTTTGTAATCCTACCAGTTTGTGGATAATGGTTTAGAGGTTATGATCCATCAGACAGTTTAGATAAACACCACTCACCCTGCCAACGTGATACCCGGCCTTTAGACTCTTCATTAGCTCAACATTGCAGAGTTGTGATATTTATGCTCACACAGCTCTGACCCTCGGCAGGCTGCAGCTTTATCCAGTAAATACTTACAGTGTGT
Encoded here:
- the LOC117830300 gene encoding PI-PLC X domain-containing protein 1-like, producing the protein MAVFNKGGERREITSYSDWMSQLPPELHNIYLFKLAIPGSHDSMSYDLDINSSIIEPERLKILSKIYCARKIVRRWAATQEENITKQLDAGVRYFDMRIARKPNDTNPTRLFFYHGLYTRTDVETVLKGIKDWAERHPKEILILALSHFKETDERLHIHLINFIKTLFRTKLFLRTEIPTLKRCWDKGRNIIVSYDYPKCHDIELWSKIPYFYGGSMDTTKVESELCHALEKRRPSHSFFVCGLNLTLPEDVRILRYILRLCDNLANTIQRSLPRLLQWMKEQAAKTPVNIVASDLVTRDDFVPIIVKLNIQKE